A DNA window from Takifugu flavidus isolate HTHZ2018 chromosome 15, ASM371156v2, whole genome shotgun sequence contains the following coding sequences:
- the si:dkey-222f8.3 gene encoding poly(U)-specific endoribonuclease-C-like, which translates to MAKSQQTSKELTEILNQLWSLDTNRLKPGTDYIISLQGKAGYVAQGSNWARDRARAPLFTYVNEDKLKSIETYAHFINLLDNYEMSTGVSETVTSEELQENRLFIDSLMKTDVMKVAHKYLVRKGQASSDPLQFKKQLYDIWFRLYHRDRSGGEDSCGFEHVFVGETKNGQEVMGLHNWIQFYLQEKHNHVDYKGYKARDNKDTPDEDDHVLNLQFSWKGLVKPIGGSFIGVSPEFEVALFTIIFFMSTEKMTSVVVKIHEYVLELVVYRHGRSIGTSFPKLLSSNNRDL; encoded by the exons ATGGCGAAAAG TCAACAGACCAGCAAGGAGCTCACTGAGATCTTGAACCAGCTTTGGAGTTTGGACACAAACCGTCTCAAGCCAGGGACTGATTACATCATTTCTCTTCAG GGGAAGGCAGGTTATGTGGCCCAGGGCAGCAActgggccagagacagggccagggCCCCGCTCTTCACCTATGTTAATGAAGACAAACTCAAGAGCATTGAGACATATGCAC acTTCATTAACCTGTTGGACAACTATGAGATGTCCACTGGAGTGTCAGAGACGGTCACTTCAGAGGAGCTTCAGGAGAACCGGCTCTTCATTGATTCCCTCATGAAGACCGATGTGATGAAG GTTGCTCACAAGTATCTGGTCAGAAAGGGACAGGCGTCGTCAGACCCTCTGCAGTTCAAGAAACAGCTGTATGACATCTGGTTCCGCCTGTACCACAGGGACAGGAGTGGAGG GGAGGATTCCTGTGGATTTGAACACGTGTTTGTGGGAGAAACCAAGAATGGCCAGGAGGTCATGGGCCTTCACAACTGGATCCAGTTCTATCTGCAGGAGAAGCACAACCATGTTGATTACAAAGGCTACAAAGCAAgagacaacaaagacaca CCGGATGAAGACGACCACGTCCTGAACTTACAGTTCAGCTGGAAGGGCTTGGTGAAGCCCATCGGTGGCTCCTTCATCGGCGTGAGTCCTGAGTTTGAGGTGGCTCttttcaccatcatcttcttcatgtCGACTGAGAAGATGACATCCGTGGTGGTCAAAATACACGAGTACGTGCTGGAGCTGGTCGTCTACCGGCACGGGCGGTCCATCGGCACCTCCTTCCCCAAACtgctcagcagcaacaacagagatTTGTAG
- the LOC130539077 gene encoding transmembrane protein 14C-like, whose protein sequence is MAVDWVGFTYAVLVTSGGLLGYVKAGSVASLAAGLLFGLFAALGAYMMSQNPKNILLSLGTSGTLTVVMGLRFLSSGKFMPAGFMTIVSLLMLLKIISGVITRPRHF, encoded by the exons ATGGCTGTGGACTGGGTCGGTTTCACCTATGCTGTTCTGGTTACATCCGGAGGACTCCTCGGTTACGTGAAAGCAG GCAGCGTTGCTTCTCTGGCTGCAGGGCTTCTCTTTGGCTTGTTCGCTGCCCTTGGTGCTTATATGATGTCTCAAAATCCCAAAAATATTTTGCTATCTTTAG GCACCTCTGGAACTCTGACTGTGGTGATGGGACTAAGATTTCTCAGCTCTGGCAAATTCATGCCAGCCGGATTCATGACGATTGTCAG CCTCCTGATGCTACTTAAGATCATCAGTGGAGTGATAACAAGGCCACGTCATTTTTGA
- the cc2d1b gene encoding coiled-coil and C2 domain-containing protein 1B isoform X2 — protein MFGRRRAAQPKGQGAAAAKQMGLFLELDPEQVMTEGNLDDPDLEAELAALTGNAAGAGGRVKPKGKSPLPMEDIAKMADECLRDIDEDEEDGNVEEDQDLLAELQEVVGMGEADAAAVPVSSPSPADTAESPPSQAKQQDMKTSSAAPGSLQHTLEERISLYKIAIQNSKTAGEASKARRYERGLKTLQTMLTAAKKGRPVNEAEIPPPVATGAHSANSGSAVPQRPAPPVPSRPLPDSSPPGPDASREEQSSSSAEATPSTAPSPEEMTGELPDQPPTAVAKKTVLLETQKEYKMAALKAKKQGDLEQARLYLRTSKILDAAIQAAERGEDVSPGDLPPLPGQGGGSAAPTQSSSGQRVQAAQPVPEASAPAASSPNDVLEALEQRRAKYIEAINQAKANGDDRKARMHERISKQYQSAIRAHKAGKVVNFEELPIPPGFPPIPGHKSTGAEQALVAALVAVDKLTAADTAEEPNDEEESKAAVPEEPTQPTLDVSRASQSRKPPPSPHQTPGELSPTAVQQLEFLEGRKKQYLKAALQAKQKNDIEQAKALFRTAKTLDPIIEGVRSGGAVDISSVPSPPGDEDEDFILVHHSDVQVSDKAQQVYAQLMKILGEQYEKCRTHSEQFTHLGNVTETTKFEKMAESCKKSLEVLKLAQSRGLPPPKHHFEEISFHTVRIFPELSSTDMVVIIVKGMNLPAPTGVQPNDLDAYVKFDFPYPSTPQKHKTSVIKNTNCPEYNQSFTLSINRNHRGFRRVVSSRGLKLELLHKGGFLRSDKPIGTAVLKLDKLETQSEIREIIEVMNGRKPTGGRVEVKVRLREPLSGQDMQTSTERWLLISHAQVLV, from the exons ATgtttgggaggaggagagcagcacagCCCAAGGGCCAGGGCGCAGCTGCAGCCAAGCAG aTGGGGCTTTTCCTGGAACTGGACCCCGAGCAGGTGATGACGGAGGGTAATCTGGACGATCCGGACCTGGAGGCAGAACTGGCGGCTCTTACTGGAAATGCAGCTGGTGCTGGAGGAAGAGTGAAGCCAAAGGGGAAAA GTCCGCTGCCGATGGAAGACATAGCAAAGATGGCTGACGAGTgcttgagagacatagatgagGACGAAGAAGATGGAAACGTTGAGGAGGATCAGGATTTACTG GCTGAGCTACAGGAAGTGGTTGGTATGGGTGAAgccgatgctgctgctgtgcctgTTTCCTCCCCGTCACCTGCTGACACAGCAGAGTCGCCACCATCACAG GCGAAGCAGCAGGACATGAAAACCTCCTCGGCAGCTCCTGGGAGCCTTCAACACACCCTGGAGGAGAGGATATCTTTGTACAAAATAGCCATCCAAAACTCCAAAACTGCAGGGGAGGCGTCAAAAGCTCGAAGATACGAGCGAGGACTGAAG ACTCTGCAAACGATGCTGACGGCTGCGAAAAAAGGACGGCCGGTGAATGAAGCAGAGATCCCGCCTCCCGTTGCCACGGGAGCCCACAGCGCCAACTCTGGCTCCGCTGTTCCTCAGCGACCAGCTCCCCCGGTCCCCTCACGTCCCCTTCCTGAttccagtcctccaggaccggaCGCCTCGAGGGAAGAACAGTCGTCGTCCTCCGCCGAGGCCACTCCGAGCACCGCTCCGTCTCCCGAGGAGATGACGGGAGAACTTCCCGACCAGCCTCCAACAGCCG TTGCAAAGAAGACGGTGCTTTTGGAGACACAGAAGGAATACAAGATGGCGGCGCTGAAGGCCAAGAAGCAGGGCGATCTGGAACAAGCACGCCTCTACCTGAGGACCAGCAAA aTCCTGGACGCAGCGATTCAGGCagcggagagaggagaagatgtTAGTCCGGGcgaccttcctcctcttcccggTCAGG GAGGAGGCTCCGCGGCACCGACGCAGTCTTCCTCTGGGCAGCGTGTGCAGGCCGCCCAACCGGTTCCAGAAGCATCAG CTCCGGCCGCTTCCTCTCCCAACGATGTGCTGGAAGCTCTGGAGCAGAGACGCGCCAAGTACATAGAAGCGATAAATCAGGCCAAAGCCAACGGAGACGATCGCAAGGCCCGCATGCACGAGCGCATTTCCAAG CAATACCAGAGCGCCATCCGAGCTCACAAAGCGGGAAAAGTGGTCAACTTCGAGGAGCTGCCGATCCCCCCCG GGTTCCCTCCGATCCCGGGCCACAAGAGCACGGGCGCTGAGCAGGCGTTGGTTGCTGCTTTGGTGGCTGTGGATAAACTTACAGCTGCTGACACAGCTGAGGAACcaaatgatgaagaggag TCTAAGGCTGCAGTTCCAGAAGAGCCAACGCAGCCCACATTAGATGTTTCCAGAGCCAGTCAGAGTAGGAAACCTCCTCCTTCGCCTCACCAGACTCCAGGAGAGCTGTCCCCAACAG ctgtgcagcagctggaatTCCTGGAGGGCAGGAAGAAGCAGTACCTGAAAGCAGCTCTGCAGGCCAAGCAGAAGAACGACATCGAGCAGGCCAAGGCTCTGTTCCGCACCGCCAAGACTTTGGACCCCATCATCGAAGGAGTGCGCAGCGGCGGCGCCGTGGACATCAGCAGC GTGCCGTCCCCCCCCGGCGACGAGGACGAGGACTTCATCCTGGTGCATCACAGCGACGTGCAGGTGTCGGACAAAGCACAGCAGGTTTACGCCCAGCTGATGAAGATCCTCGGAGAGCAGTACGAG AAATGTAGGACTCACTCCGAACAGTTTACTCACCTCGGGAACGTCACCGAAACCACCAA GTTTGAGAAGATGGCAGAGAGTTGTAAGAAGAGTCTGGAGGTCCTGAAACTGGCCCAGTCCAGGGGTCTGCCTCCACCCAAACATCATTTTGAGGAGATATCGTTCCACACTGTCAG GATATTTCCTGAGCTGAGCAGCACCGACATGGTTGTAATTATCGTCAAGGGGATGAATCTTCCTGCCCCGACGG GCGTTCAGCCAAACGACCTGGACGCCTACGTCAAGTTCGACTTCCCGTATCCCAGCACG CCGCAGAAACACAAAACGTCCGTCATCAAGAACACCAACTGTCCAG AATATAACCAGAGCTTCACGCTGTCAATCAACCGGAACCACCGCGGGTTCAGGAGGGTGGTGTCGTCCCGAGGCCTcaaactggagctgctgcacaagGG AGGCTTCCTGCGGAGCGACAAGCCCATCGGGACGGCGGTGCTGAagctggacaaactggagaCGCAGAGCGAAATCAGAGAGATCATAGAA GTGATGAACGGCCGGAAGCCCACGGGAGGTCGCGTCGAAGTGAAGGTGCGTCTGCGGGAGCCTCTGAGCGGACAGGACATGCAGACGAGCACGGAGCGCTGGCTGCTGATCAGTCACGCGCAG GTTCTTGTTTAG
- the cc2d1b gene encoding coiled-coil and C2 domain-containing protein 1B isoform X1: MFGRRRAAQPKGQGAAAAKQMGLFLELDPEQVMTEGNLDDPDLEAELAALTGNAAGAGGRVKPKGKSPLPMEDIAKMADECLRDIDEDEEDGNVEEDQDLLAELQEVVGMGEADAAAVPVSSPSPADTAESPPSQAKQQDMKTSSAAPGSLQHTLEERISLYKIAIQNSKTAGEASKARRYERGLKTLQTMLTAAKKGRPVNEAEIPPPVATGAHSANSGSAVPQRPAPPVPSRPLPDSSPPGPDASREEQSSSSAEATPSTAPSPEEMTGELPDQPPTAVAKKTVLLETQKEYKMAALKAKKQGDLEQARLYLRTSKILDAAIQAAERGEDVSPGDLPPLPGQGGGSAAPTQSSSGQRVQAAQPVPEASAPAASSPNDVLEALEQRRAKYIEAINQAKANGDDRKARMHERISKQYQSAIRAHKAGKVVNFEELPIPPGFPPIPGHKSTGAEQALVAALVAVDKLTAADTAEEPNDEEESKAAVPEEPTQPTLDVSRASQSRKPPPSPHQTPGELSPTAVQQLEFLEGRKKQYLKAALQAKQKNDIEQAKALFRTAKTLDPIIEGVRSGGAVDISSVPSPPGDEDEDFILVHHSDVQVSDKAQQVYAQLMKILGEQYEKCRTHSEQFTHLGNVTETTKFEKMAESCKKSLEVLKLAQSRGLPPPKHHFEEISFHTVRIFPELSSTDMVVIIVKGMNLPAPTGVQPNDLDAYVKFDFPYPSTEQPQKHKTSVIKNTNCPEYNQSFTLSINRNHRGFRRVVSSRGLKLELLHKGGFLRSDKPIGTAVLKLDKLETQSEIREIIEVMNGRKPTGGRVEVKVRLREPLSGQDMQTSTERWLLISHAQVLV; encoded by the exons ATgtttgggaggaggagagcagcacagCCCAAGGGCCAGGGCGCAGCTGCAGCCAAGCAG aTGGGGCTTTTCCTGGAACTGGACCCCGAGCAGGTGATGACGGAGGGTAATCTGGACGATCCGGACCTGGAGGCAGAACTGGCGGCTCTTACTGGAAATGCAGCTGGTGCTGGAGGAAGAGTGAAGCCAAAGGGGAAAA GTCCGCTGCCGATGGAAGACATAGCAAAGATGGCTGACGAGTgcttgagagacatagatgagGACGAAGAAGATGGAAACGTTGAGGAGGATCAGGATTTACTG GCTGAGCTACAGGAAGTGGTTGGTATGGGTGAAgccgatgctgctgctgtgcctgTTTCCTCCCCGTCACCTGCTGACACAGCAGAGTCGCCACCATCACAG GCGAAGCAGCAGGACATGAAAACCTCCTCGGCAGCTCCTGGGAGCCTTCAACACACCCTGGAGGAGAGGATATCTTTGTACAAAATAGCCATCCAAAACTCCAAAACTGCAGGGGAGGCGTCAAAAGCTCGAAGATACGAGCGAGGACTGAAG ACTCTGCAAACGATGCTGACGGCTGCGAAAAAAGGACGGCCGGTGAATGAAGCAGAGATCCCGCCTCCCGTTGCCACGGGAGCCCACAGCGCCAACTCTGGCTCCGCTGTTCCTCAGCGACCAGCTCCCCCGGTCCCCTCACGTCCCCTTCCTGAttccagtcctccaggaccggaCGCCTCGAGGGAAGAACAGTCGTCGTCCTCCGCCGAGGCCACTCCGAGCACCGCTCCGTCTCCCGAGGAGATGACGGGAGAACTTCCCGACCAGCCTCCAACAGCCG TTGCAAAGAAGACGGTGCTTTTGGAGACACAGAAGGAATACAAGATGGCGGCGCTGAAGGCCAAGAAGCAGGGCGATCTGGAACAAGCACGCCTCTACCTGAGGACCAGCAAA aTCCTGGACGCAGCGATTCAGGCagcggagagaggagaagatgtTAGTCCGGGcgaccttcctcctcttcccggTCAGG GAGGAGGCTCCGCGGCACCGACGCAGTCTTCCTCTGGGCAGCGTGTGCAGGCCGCCCAACCGGTTCCAGAAGCATCAG CTCCGGCCGCTTCCTCTCCCAACGATGTGCTGGAAGCTCTGGAGCAGAGACGCGCCAAGTACATAGAAGCGATAAATCAGGCCAAAGCCAACGGAGACGATCGCAAGGCCCGCATGCACGAGCGCATTTCCAAG CAATACCAGAGCGCCATCCGAGCTCACAAAGCGGGAAAAGTGGTCAACTTCGAGGAGCTGCCGATCCCCCCCG GGTTCCCTCCGATCCCGGGCCACAAGAGCACGGGCGCTGAGCAGGCGTTGGTTGCTGCTTTGGTGGCTGTGGATAAACTTACAGCTGCTGACACAGCTGAGGAACcaaatgatgaagaggag TCTAAGGCTGCAGTTCCAGAAGAGCCAACGCAGCCCACATTAGATGTTTCCAGAGCCAGTCAGAGTAGGAAACCTCCTCCTTCGCCTCACCAGACTCCAGGAGAGCTGTCCCCAACAG ctgtgcagcagctggaatTCCTGGAGGGCAGGAAGAAGCAGTACCTGAAAGCAGCTCTGCAGGCCAAGCAGAAGAACGACATCGAGCAGGCCAAGGCTCTGTTCCGCACCGCCAAGACTTTGGACCCCATCATCGAAGGAGTGCGCAGCGGCGGCGCCGTGGACATCAGCAGC GTGCCGTCCCCCCCCGGCGACGAGGACGAGGACTTCATCCTGGTGCATCACAGCGACGTGCAGGTGTCGGACAAAGCACAGCAGGTTTACGCCCAGCTGATGAAGATCCTCGGAGAGCAGTACGAG AAATGTAGGACTCACTCCGAACAGTTTACTCACCTCGGGAACGTCACCGAAACCACCAA GTTTGAGAAGATGGCAGAGAGTTGTAAGAAGAGTCTGGAGGTCCTGAAACTGGCCCAGTCCAGGGGTCTGCCTCCACCCAAACATCATTTTGAGGAGATATCGTTCCACACTGTCAG GATATTTCCTGAGCTGAGCAGCACCGACATGGTTGTAATTATCGTCAAGGGGATGAATCTTCCTGCCCCGACGG GCGTTCAGCCAAACGACCTGGACGCCTACGTCAAGTTCGACTTCCCGTATCCCAGCACG GAGCAGCCGCAGAAACACAAAACGTCCGTCATCAAGAACACCAACTGTCCAG AATATAACCAGAGCTTCACGCTGTCAATCAACCGGAACCACCGCGGGTTCAGGAGGGTGGTGTCGTCCCGAGGCCTcaaactggagctgctgcacaagGG AGGCTTCCTGCGGAGCGACAAGCCCATCGGGACGGCGGTGCTGAagctggacaaactggagaCGCAGAGCGAAATCAGAGAGATCATAGAA GTGATGAACGGCCGGAAGCCCACGGGAGGTCGCGTCGAAGTGAAGGTGCGTCTGCGGGAGCCTCTGAGCGGACAGGACATGCAGACGAGCACGGAGCGCTGGCTGCTGATCAGTCACGCGCAG GTTCTTGTTTAG
- the pak1ip1 gene encoding p21-activated protein kinase-interacting protein 1-like, giving the protein MASVLELVAGSYEQITFGYRVKTDGKEWTPKADFTHHAHTAAITTVAASERFVVTGSNDETIQLYDMKKRVEHGALLHHNGTITCLEFYGSSHLLSGGQDGLVCVWNTKKWQCLKSIRAHKGSVMSLSVHPSGKLALTVGTDQTLRTWNLINGRSAFIKNIKQNSHIVRWSPDGDKYAVVIDDRVDIYELETASVTATITNPKRISSLQFLNNSILAIAGDDESVRLHDISEKKMVCEFKAHETRVKAMDSFVMEDYCVMVTASNDGLIKMWKLHLKEELETPTLLGEVNTSARLTCLAVWKPSSVPSAFTEESAEKAATSEGLVTELSKTRRVRIAEEVILEDESKPKKKKKDGGK; this is encoded by the exons ATGGCATCTGTGCTGGAGCTGGTTGCTGGGAGCTACGAACAAATCACCTTCGGTTATCGAGTGAAAACCGATGGCAAA GAGTGGACCCCCAAGGCGGACTTCACCCATCACGCCCACACAGCAGCCATCACCACTGTTGCAGCCAGTGAGAGGTTCGTTGTGACAGGAAGCAATGATGAAACCATACAGCTGTATGATATGAAGAAGAGGGTCGAACACGGTGCTCTGCTCCATCATAACG GCACCATCACCTGTTTGGAGTTTTATGGGTCATCTCATTTACTGAGTGGAGGACAGGACGGGCTGGTATGTGTGTGGAACACGAAGAAGTGGCAGTGTCTGAAGTCCATCAGAGCGCATAA aGGCTCAGTGATGTCGCTGTCTGTCCATCCTTCTGGCAAACTCGCACTTACAGTTGGGACCGACCAAACTCTAAG AACATGGAATCTAATTAACGGGAGATCTGCTTTCATCAAGAACATAAAACAGA ATTCGCATATTGTCAGATGGTCTCCCGATGGGGACAAATATGCAGTTGTGATTGATGACAGAGTGGACATCTACGAGCTGGAGACAGCATCAGTGACGGCGACCATCACCAATCCAAAGAGGATTTCATCTCTTCAATTCTTAAAT aattCCATCCTAGCCATTGCTGGAGATGATGAAAGTGTGAGGTTACATGACATAAGTGAAAAGAAGATGGTTTGTGAGTTCAAGGCTCACGAAACAAG AGTAAAAGCGATGGACAGTTTTGTCATGGAAGATTACTGCGTGATGGTGACGGCTTCTAACGACGGTCTCATCAAAATGTGGAAGCTCCATCTAAAAGAG GAGTTGGAAACTCCCACTCTGCTTGGAGAGGTGAACACATCAGCCAGGCTGACCTGTCTCGCGGTGTGGAAACCTTCATCAGTGCCTTCAGCTTTCACTGAGGAGTCAGCAGAGAAAGCAGCAACGTCTGAAG GACTTGTTACGGAGCTCTCAAAGACCAGAAGAGTGCGGATAGCTGAAGAGGTCATACTGGAAGATGAGAGcaaaccaaaaaagaagaaaaaagatggtGGAAAATAA